Proteins encoded together in one Vigna angularis cultivar LongXiaoDou No.4 chromosome 5, ASM1680809v1, whole genome shotgun sequence window:
- the LOC108325452 gene encoding cytosolic sulfotransferase 15 isoform X3, which yields MASTEGLQAYEEEKLLLPLHKEKGWASRHLYLFQDFWCPSTHIEGVINFQNHFQAKDSDVIVASFPKSGYWKQSIATPNKVLFLKYEELKEDVDFYVKRIAEFLDCPFTEEEEEEEESNGVIENIIKLCSFEKMKNLEVNKSGTVGRNIEKKYLFRKGEIGDWVNYFSPAMIEKLSKTMEEKLSGSDLSFKTCL from the exons ATGGCTTCAACAGAAGGGCTTCAAGCTTACGAGGAAGAGAAGCTACTTCTGCCCCTTCACAAAGAAAAGGGTTGGGCATCACGCCATCTCTATCTCTTTCAAGATTTTTGGTGTCCATCAACTCATATTGAAGGTgtaatcaattttcaaaatcactTTCAGGCAAAAGACAGTGATGTTATTGTTGCCAGCTTTCCAAAATCAG GTTACTGGAAACAGAGCATAGCTACACCGAACAAGGTGCTGTTCTTGAAGTATGAAGAACTCAAAGAAGATGTCGATTTTTACGTGAAAAGAATTGCAGAATTCTTGGATTGTCCTttcacagaagaagaagaagaagaagaagaaagtaacGGAGTGAttgaaaacataataaagttatGCAGTTTCGAGAAAATGAAGAATCTAGAAGTGAATAAATCTGGAACAGTTGGCAGGAACATTGAGAAAAAGTACTTATTTCGGAAGGGTGAAATAGGAGATTGGGTAAACTACTTTTCCCCAGCTATGATAGAAAAACTATCGAAAACAATGGAAGAAAAATTAAGTGGATCTGATCTTTCCTTTAAAACGTGTTTATAA
- the LOC108325452 gene encoding cytosolic sulfotransferase 15 isoform X2, with protein sequence MASTEGLQAYEEEKLLLPLHKEKGWASRHLYLFQDFWCPSTHIEGVINFQNHFQAKDSDVIVASFPKSGTTWLKALTFSIVNRKRFSSFDNHPLLTSNSHELVPFLDFIFHGDNIQHKLSYLSNMTEPRVFGTHIPFPSLSNSIKESNCYWKQSIATPNKVLFLKYEELKEDVDFYVKRIAEFLDCPFTEEEEEEEESNGVIENIIKLCSFEKMKNLEVNKSGTVGRNIEKKYLFRKGEIGDWVNYFSPAMIEKLSKTMEEKLSGSDLSFKTCL encoded by the exons ATGGCTTCAACAGAAGGGCTTCAAGCTTACGAGGAAGAGAAGCTACTTCTGCCCCTTCACAAAGAAAAGGGTTGGGCATCACGCCATCTCTATCTCTTTCAAGATTTTTGGTGTCCATCAACTCATATTGAAGGTgtaatcaattttcaaaatcactTTCAGGCAAAAGACAGTGATGTTATTGTTGCCAGCTTTCCAAAATCAGGTACTACTTGGTTGAAAGCCCTTACTTTTTCTATTGTCAACAGAAAACGTTTCTCATCTTTTGATAATCATCCATTACTCACTTCCAATTCTCATGAACTTGTTCCTTTCCTTGACTTCATCTTTCATGGTGATAACATCCAACACAAACTTTCTTACCTCTCCAATATGACTGAACCGAGAGTTTTTGGTACTCACATTCCATTCCCTTCCCTCTCCAACTCAATCAAAGAATCCAACT GTTACTGGAAACAGAGCATAGCTACACCGAACAAGGTGCTGTTCTTGAAGTATGAAGAACTCAAAGAAGATGTCGATTTTTACGTGAAAAGAATTGCAGAATTCTTGGATTGTCCTttcacagaagaagaagaagaagaagaagaaagtaacGGAGTGAttgaaaacataataaagttatGCAGTTTCGAGAAAATGAAGAATCTAGAAGTGAATAAATCTGGAACAGTTGGCAGGAACATTGAGAAAAAGTACTTATTTCGGAAGGGTGAAATAGGAGATTGGGTAAACTACTTTTCCCCAGCTATGATAGAAAAACTATCGAAAACAATGGAAGAAAAATTAAGTGGATCTGATCTTTCCTTTAAAACGTGTTTATAA
- the LOC108325452 gene encoding cytosolic sulfotransferase 15 isoform X1: MASTEGLQAYEEEKLLLPLHKEKGWASRHLYLFQDFWCPSTHIEGVINFQNHFQAKDSDVIVASFPKSGTTWLKALTFSIVNRKRFSSFDNHPLLTSNSHELVPFLDFIFHGDNIQHKLSYLSNMTEPRVFGTHIPFPSLSNSIKESNCKILYICRNPFDTFVSSWTFFNKIKSDSLIEVTIEEALEKYCKGIIGFGPTWDHMLGYWKQSIATPNKVLFLKYEELKEDVDFYVKRIAEFLDCPFTEEEEEEEESNGVIENIIKLCSFEKMKNLEVNKSGTVGRNIEKKYLFRKGEIGDWVNYFSPAMIEKLSKTMEEKLSGSDLSFKTCL, from the coding sequence ATGGCTTCAACAGAAGGGCTTCAAGCTTACGAGGAAGAGAAGCTACTTCTGCCCCTTCACAAAGAAAAGGGTTGGGCATCACGCCATCTCTATCTCTTTCAAGATTTTTGGTGTCCATCAACTCATATTGAAGGTgtaatcaattttcaaaatcactTTCAGGCAAAAGACAGTGATGTTATTGTTGCCAGCTTTCCAAAATCAGGTACTACTTGGTTGAAAGCCCTTACTTTTTCTATTGTCAACAGAAAACGTTTCTCATCTTTTGATAATCATCCATTACTCACTTCCAATTCTCATGAACTTGTTCCTTTCCTTGACTTCATCTTTCATGGTGATAACATCCAACACAAACTTTCTTACCTCTCCAATATGACTGAACCGAGAGTTTTTGGTACTCACATTCCATTCCCTTCCCTCTCCAACTCAATCAAAGAATCCAACTGTAAGATACTTTATATCTGCAGAAATCCATTTGACACTTTTGTTTCATCTTGGACCttcttcaataaaataaagtcaGATTCTTTGATTGAAGTAACGATAGAGGAAGCTTTAGAAAAGTACTGCAAGGGAATAATTGGGTTTGGTCCGACTTGGGATCATATGTTAGGTTACTGGAAACAGAGCATAGCTACACCGAACAAGGTGCTGTTCTTGAAGTATGAAGAACTCAAAGAAGATGTCGATTTTTACGTGAAAAGAATTGCAGAATTCTTGGATTGTCCTttcacagaagaagaagaagaagaagaagaaagtaacGGAGTGAttgaaaacataataaagttatGCAGTTTCGAGAAAATGAAGAATCTAGAAGTGAATAAATCTGGAACAGTTGGCAGGAACATTGAGAAAAAGTACTTATTTCGGAAGGGTGAAATAGGAGATTGGGTAAACTACTTTTCCCCAGCTATGATAGAAAAACTATCGAAAACAATGGAAGAAAAATTAAGTGGATCTGATCTTTCCTTTAAAACGTGTTTATAA